The genomic DNA TTCAACGAGTCTTTATTTTGAAGCTTATTAATATGGTATTAATTGCTGCCATATATTACCATGCAGATTAGTTATAATACAATGATTAATGTCTATGCCACTTCTGGACTCTATTCGGAAGcaaaaaatcttttccaagagaTGCAGACGGCTGGGCATTTTGCAGATTCTCTTACATATCTTGCGCTCATCAGAGCTTGTACAGAGAGTAAGAAGTATTCAGAAGCAGAGAAAACTATTCGTAGGATGCTGGAGGAAGGAATCACTCCGTCATCTGCTCATTTTAACTATTTAATCTTTGGCTTTATAAAGGATGGATTTGTGTCAGAAGCAGAAAGAGTTGTTGCAGAAATGAAGCTGACAGGTTTGAATCCTGATTTGGCATGTTGTAGAACGATGATGAGAACATATATGGACTATGGGCTTATTGAGGAAGGTCTCTCCTTCTTCGAAACCATTAATGGGTTTCTAAAGCCTGATGGGTTTATTTTAAGTGCTGCTGTCCATCTTTACGAATTCGCTGGAAGGGAATCTGAAGCAGGGGATGCTCTAGACACAATAAATCTATGTGGGCTCTTATTTCTAAGAAACCTGAGAATTGGATCAAAAACACAACCGTAATCTATCAATATGATGCTGTGGAAGTTATCAGCATTTGGAAGTAAACATTAGCCAGGTGCTAAAGGATAGTAAAGATTGTGACTCAAGTCCAAGTACAACAACAAACCTGAGAGCTGGATGAAAGACTCCGTAGCTTAATTTGGCATCTGATGATTAAGGAAGATGGTCAGAAACTGTTCAGTGAATGTATACCAGACGCTAAAAAAATGGTCAGAATCTGGGAATAAAGTTATAGAAGTTACCTCTAACAACCGACAGAGATTATGGCTCGGAAAGTACAATCACAGATGTTTAATTCATGATCGAGGTTTGTGAGGTTTGTCTTGGTCGCACACTGTATCATTTTTTCTTGGTTCGACATAGAAACAGCATTGGCATTCACCAGGTACAAGATTTACATAATGAAACTGGTGTTCTTTTTAGTTGCATATGCTCCCTTAATATTATGATTTGCAGTCGGTCAAGATGCAGTGAGAATAGCTTGTGTGCTTGCAAAGAGGTAAATTTTCAGAACGCTCGAGTGAGATACTAGGAAGCTGCAGGACTGTTGCTTCCAAACTTGGAATTTGTAGCAGCATTAGATACTTGAAATAGATTTGTACGTCACCTGCAAACAGATTGCGGCCTCGAGGATGGATCAGTTAAATTCCTGATGTACTATAGTTGATTTTATTGTAAATCTATCAGgcttttttttccttgtttatGTAACAAGAAATACATACAATTAATAGGAGCCTGgttctttattatttttgttttcaggcgTACGGTGTTTGATCTTTCTGATACTAGATTGCCATTGTGAATATTTTGTCCTTAAAGTTTACCTTTCCTATTCAAAAAGCTTCTCTTTGTTTTGAAACTGGAAGTACTTTTCTCTTACCATTTCATCAGCTAACCATTAAcatcattttttattattattttatgatcTTGGTGTCTGGTTTTTGCCAGACTAATCTTAGAGGTAAACGACGGCCTCTTCTTAGTTTGTCTATCAGATAAAATCGGAGTTTATGCACATTCAAAAATGGATCTCTAAATTATTCTTCTTATTTAAGATTCAAACTCAAGTTCTTTTATTGCTTGCTCTTCAGTGTTTTACTATTATATATTCGTTCGGACAACGTCATTCTCTTATTTGACGAAAAGTGGCATTATACACTCACCACGACATATTGCCACCATATGTTAACATAATTAGTGTTTTTTTGGCAAATTTATGCCTTTTatcattattttaatattataaatcaAGTTAAAATTTGGTAGCATACTCATGAATAGAATAATAGTTTTTTGATTTGATTTCAGCTTTTGTTGTACAAACTCTCAAGCATCTCGGGGATGCATCATTCACATAATTGCATAGAACATCAACTAGCATTATCGTCTCATTCGGCGCCAAGCTCAACTCGTGTCATTTAAATTATATACAGCTCGACAAGGTCTACAAGATGGATGCAACCACCAAAAAGCATCCACTTTACTTTTGAGCAAACACGAGCTTTTagaaaaatatctttcaaaacatATGCATGAACCTACAAAAATCTCTTCCACCAGCTCAAGGGATTCTTCGCTCAAGGAAATGAACTCTACCTTGATGCTTGCAGCATCGCGTCGTTCAAAATTGATCAACTCATTTGTTGTCCACCTAGGAAGGCGAAGACTCTTGATCTAAACAATTGTGCCAAGTCCATGGTCTCGGCTTTCAGCTGTACCATTTTTGCATTGTCGTACTCGGATAAGACTTTGTTCCTATGAGACAACCTGTTCACGACATCAATTGTTAAGCTTGAAGTCTTGTTGCCTGTCAGTGCTTCAAGCGTAGGCCTTGAATACATAGGATGCGATGATAATCTATTCAAGAGTATCAATGCTTCCCTCAACAATAATGTCCTGTGTGACGAAACATGGAAGAATATCAATCAGTTGAGGCTGCCCATGTGTGACGAATCACAAACTGCTCAATCCTACtaaaagctaaattcaacttgcTTTCTAGTTCAAATGGTTTTCTGCTTGTCTTAGATCTCTTTGATACTTTGGGCACCTAGTCACAAGATAGACTAAAAAACTTGGCGCACTAATATGAGCCTATATATATGAAGTTAACATCATTGCGAGAATTCCTTTAACAAAAACTTAGTATACAGCCAGCTAAGGGAAACTCGTATCATGTCTTATTAATTGTCATAAAAAGGCCATATCTttcaagtcaatataaaaagtgCTTAAATTTTTTCAATATGAACACTTTATAAAGAGGTCAATTTGTACCATCCATTTATATTTGGGTTGGATCAAAGTCAATTCTTGTCTttgtaaattatattttaagTGGAGTTGTCTGATGTCAATCTAATATTGTTGGCCCTAAACCAATGTTTCATTGCTACACTAATATTTTCCCGGTATTGCAAGTTTAGTTGACAAGAGAATTAGCGATAAGGACTTGCTGCCGAGAGTTACCTTTCCTTGCTGAGGGACTGGACACTGGTATAATCAGCAATTTCTACATCCATCTCAAATGCCAAAATTTGTACAATCAGCTGCAAGAAATTGGCATCCTGAGGCCCTACAGGCTTCAACAGGAATTCGAAACCAGATCTCCCACATGATGCTACATAAGCTAACAATATAATCACTTGCTTGCGAAGCTTGATCTCCTGAAAATAAATACCATTTTGGAATACGTTGACAAAAGTATGGAAACAGTAAGTGTAAGAGCAAACTGCAATTCAGACACTGCATTGACATCataaaatttttttgtataaTCCATCGTATGGTAAATTATCATGGAACAAAAAGATCATAGAATAGAATAAGGAATAATTTAGTTACTCTTAGAGAATATCATACACAAGGAATAAGCCCTTAGTTTGGTTCATGGAATATAATTGACAATGAATAATTATTCTTATCTTTAGCTGGTAATATTATAAGAAAAACACAAATAATCTTTAGAATGAAAAGAAAATATCCCTACATTGATAATTTGTCTAACTCATCTTGTATGatctactcaatctaattgaccCAGCCAGCCAACATGGCTCAACTGGGACATCCAGACCAACAGACCCATCCAGGTCGACTTGCCCAATCTTCAGCCCGTCTGACCCAATTAATCCGATTGGGTAATCAAATGCATTTTCGAAAGGATGGAACAGATAAGAAATAGTTATTCTAGGAATAGAGCAAGAGATAAATATTCCTTATGAATTTGGCTATTGAgggaaagtcggagttgcatctattaggggaaaactccgagagatacatttaagatggtacgggcatATACTTAGgcgaccaataaatgttccagttaggcgacgtgaaactatgacaaacacacatatcaaacatggaagaggaagataaaaaaaatacttagttagcaacaataaaataagataagctttatttaagtatagatgatgatatagtaggagatatagctcaatggcgtaaaaggattcatatagccgaccccacttactaggataaggtttagttgtAGTAGTAGTATGAATTTGGCTATTCCAATGGGAACGAGTATTTTATAGTTATTTTTGCAATCAAACATAGGATTAGTTTATTCCATGGGAATTCATAAGGAATAGAATAGTTAATAACCAACCACACCATCAGATAAAAGTTAAGCCATAGACATTGGCCTTTTATGTCAtccaaagaatataaaatagaaatCACTAAATGTTAAAAACGATAGTCACAACATTGTGCAAAAATGATGCTCTCGGGCAAAAATGAATAATTAAAGCACAATTTAAtgtggaaaattttaaaaactagatCATTCAACTGAAATAAAAGTTGGCTTCACAAGATTTGCTCATCATAACTACTTCGAATCTTAATTACAAACTCAGACAAATATCAGTCATTTCTTTTTGGCAAATAACCTAGTAAAATGATCAAGGTACAAACCAGAAGAAAGTGATTATATAATCACATTAGGAAAAACAACACAATGGACTAAGGATACACATCAATCATCAGCTTTTTGAGCATCACCATGTGTATAGGCTTATAAGCACTTATTAGCACAAAACAAAACATCGAACTATGAGATACACATCAATCATCAGCTGTCTGAGCAACAGGACATATTTATGCAACTCATAAAGGCCTGGGGTGTTATATTTTGTAtcacttttgtttttattttcatttagttttcctcagaaaaattcaagaaaaaattattgACAGAATTCCCATGGTGATAATATGAGGAATTGAGGATAAATAGTGGCATGCATGTGCATTTGTGAACTGAAGTTATCTTCTTTTTATCAGGGgcagaaaaatatataaaaaaaatgtttaagatCATAAGGAAATAGAAAGTGCACAGATTGTGGACCTACAATCACATACTCAAAAAAGTGATTACCAGATTTCCTGTCCCAGTTGATGTTAAACATTCTGACAAACCCTTCAAAAGTAAGCTCATGACCCCTTTTAATGAAACACTATGACTGCCTTTTTCTGCCTCAGGGCCACTTTTACCTTCACTGGTGAGAAGCATCAACGTATTTGGGCCTGCTAATGTAAAGAATAGACTATCAGCAAGAAAGGTAAATACTTAATTCTTTacaaaatgaaaaatgaataacGAGTAAAATGTTGAACATGTGAGTTGGTACAACTGTACACTAAATGTCGatacaattaacaaaatattctaaaattaataGAAGAGACCTAAGGTTAGGATGACAAACATTGAATGTTTCAGATTGCAATAGTGAGAATGTTTTGCTTGTATTGGCTAGAATACAAGGGGATAGACTAGGGTCATCATTTCACTTCCATCACAAAATGAATCATTTGTTTCAATCATCAATTATATTAGCTCAGATTCTTGTCTTGCAATTCACTAATTATGCAATTAATTGTAACATTCAAATTTTGTGACTCATAAATTCTTCCATGGATTAGCAAGGAAAGAAATGTCTAGCATTAACTTCGTTTGCCATCAGATTGTCTGATCTGTAAAATTAGATATCATTTAAAAGATTAGCTCTCCAGTTGAGCAATTTGGATCACATAGCATTTGGATCCTAGAATGCAAAACTAGTATGAGGATAACAGTTCAACAAGCAAACAAGAAGAATGTGCATCTTCGAATTCCTTTGCCGAGCATTTAAACCAAAACAATGTTTTCTTTATAAGGAGTTAGGCAATTTCACGTTCCCATAATATGCCAGGGATGAGAAATTACTGTTCAGGAGCAAGAAAAATAGATGAAGAGCATGCTTCTGCACATGCAAGCCAGCTTCCTTCTGAAGCAACTTAGATACAACATCCAATAGTGTGATCAGTTCAAACCTGTTCAGAGTAAAGGTAGATTATTAGAGGGACAAAATTACATAAAACTCATGGCAAAAGAGGAAGTTGATTCATATTTTAAGACAGCTTACTTATTTCTTTCTCCATTTGGGTTACTCTCCATTATAATAAGAATCATAACAGATAGTGCTTCAACCCGTACAGACTCTTCTGTATTCCTCATGACAATTTGCTCCATGCTCTTTAAAGTTGAAACCAAACTTTCAGAAGATAGGAACCTGTTGCTGTCAATCTTCTCTTTGTCATGGCAGAGGTTTTCCAAATCCAAAGAATTTGCCTTGATCAATGGTAACTCGGAACTTTTGATCTCACTGTATGTCCTTTCGAGATGATCCATGATGTGATTCCAATCTGGACGTCTCAGTTCTTCATTAACATTGTCACTTGAAAGTTGGCCAACAGACACATTTTTCCTGAGCAGGGTACACTGGACAAATCATATTTGAAGTTCATAAGCATATGCAAACGTACTACAGTCTGCAATGAGTTCTTATAGCCTGTTCCTAGCTTTAGAAAAAAGCATATGATGATACAAGGACCAAATATACCAGGCAATGCATAACCATCATAAACATATGCAAGTCAAATTCCAGACCACGGTCAAACATATGGTTGCCAACTTTTTAACATTGCatttagacaaaaaaaaaacacgaGAAATACATCATTTATACAAGATTTGATTATGTTCCTTATTGAATCTTCCTTGTCAAACAAAGAACTATCCAAACATAACCGACCACCATATTCCTTGTTCCACATCTGACAATTTCTCTATCCTCTAGTTCATTACATCATGAGGGATCAACTATACCAGGTTTAAGGGGTGCTAATGAACAATTTAACTTTGGAACCTTATTCACTTTAACATCTGTAATCACATCGCAGGAACACATAGTGACCAAGTTTCATCAACTACAGCTGATTGACACTCTATTTTCTGTTTTGCCCCCTTCGTCTCTGTTTCTACTCTGAAGAACTATGGCAAACATCATcaacttaaaaaatttctaaaatcagTGGATTTCTCTCACCAATGCTCAAGTACTGAGAAGACCTAAAATGAAGATCAAATCCACATCTCATGAATTTTTCCTATCTACGCAAAGTACTGTAAACCGTGTTCATATTTCTTTCATGTATGTGAGAGAAAAATGGTACCATATAGTTTCAGAAGTCCAAATGATTTGAAATAAGGGCAACAAAGTCCTTGTTATTTGTAATGGATAAAAGTTAAGAGTCTATAAAACAGATAAGTGCTCTTTAAAGTGCAAAAAAACTTAGCATTAGAAAAAGGGATCagcaaagtatataaattgtgtGAATCAgccattaaaactttaaaaatttctgcAAATTAGTATTTTAAATTGGATATGATCAGTAATCTAACATCAACTTTAATTGAGGACCAAATTTACCTTTTAATAGACCTGTTGTAAGGCAACAAGTATCGCAAGACAGTGTGTAGTATTCTTAAGGATCTTTGGACAACAAAATTCTGCAAAAAAACAAAATGATGCACTAAAAGTAGGGGAAAAAAAGAAGCCATGGTCGTATAAAACAACAAAGAAGAAGAATATTATAGAAAACTGTTACATAAGTCAGTCAGGATTTCATGGATAGTCTAATTGGCAAGAACAATCAGACGCTAATAtcacatcaacatataatatgtcTAATAAACTGCAAATTCCACTGGATCAATTCATTATATTAAAAGAAAGCCACTGAACAAAATGGAAGAAATAAGTGAGATTATGTTGTAAGAATATATCTATACAAGCACATTCAGTACAATGCCAAAGGAAAACTTGCATTCCCTACAACTACAACAATACAACTTGACCAGAATGAGTATTCTCTGGAGATTGTCAGCACAACaagattttatatttattagTTATTTGGTGTAGTGCCATCACTAATGTTGATCCCAAGATGTAAAAGGTTGAGAGTTGCATTAGGCTTTATCATCTAGTTTTAACTGTCTAACTTATGAGCATGGATCTTAATTGTATCTATTATAACATCAGTTTATCACCATAGTGGGGGGGGGTGCAAACGCTGATATGGATGTTTCTAGTGACCAATTGGCAGAGGTTAACAAAGGACTTAAATCAATGTGGTGCACCCCAAATAGTCTGCATATAAGAGGATGACAACAAGATAGTACATATCCAAAATACTCCCAGTAGGTTctcctttttattcttctttcaAATGCATACATAATTGATTGCATATTCTCCACAGCAGGAGTGACTGAACATGCATGAATATGTTAAATTCCATTAAGAAGCAAGACACATCTATATGCTGAAAGATCGAACTCTATCAGTAAACATAAATTGCAAATAGACAAACACAGCCTCAGGTTGTCAAATTAAGTAAACAAATGTAGGAGATGACATGGATGTTTAAGAGACACAAGCAAGAAATTATTCTTTCTACAAAGTTGTCTTCGCATAGGCATGTACGTAAGTGAACTCAGCGGAACATACAGCCCTGTGATTGGCATTAGATCCACTCGATTTATTCATTATTATCATTTCATAAAACTAATTCTATCTGCAAAGTTGTCGCCTTTGCATTGGCATGTGCATAAATGAACTCAGTCGAACATATAGACTGTGTTTAGCATCAGATCTTCTCTTCATTTATTCCATAGTTGTCATTTACCAAATCAAGCTGGCCAATCTGAGTGAAAAAAATGGACTAGGTGCcaggacaattttttttttacaaaaatctttcaaaaaaatattcaactaataTTATCAACAAAtttcaatattatgttaaattAAAATGGTTCGTCGTTAGACAATCTACTTGATTCATCAAATACCTCATTTTATAtactttttgatatatttctttgTATGGAGCAATCTAATCTTTGTtttgcaaaatttaaatttatctccTCGTTTGGAATCTAACCTAAATATCTAAATATTAAAAAAGTGGTTTAGGCAATTTTCCTAGGTGATCTCCTCATTATTACATATGCATGATTAATTAAGTTATCATAGCTCTAGAAAGTAGTCTAAGTCGCCACCTAGGCGGAGATAAGAGGAGATTACTTCACCTAATAATTAACAGGGCCAATCAAGGTGGTTGTTTCAAAGGCAGTTAGCCTAGAGAATCCAAGCGACCAACTTAGGTGGCCCATATGACCTACATAGTCCAAACAGTCCACTTAGATTGCCACCGGCCTATGCAGCCTAAGCAACCAGTTTAGGCagattcatttaaaaaatgatgtttatTTAATCATTTATTTGAACAAAACCCTACCTAACTACTAGTTTCacatctctccttcatatagtcattATTTATGTGTTATAATGTGAAACAccacacctagtgggataaggcttggttgttgttgtagtagTATTGTTGTTGCATGTTTACTTAGTTAATAGCACATTCACTTGTGATTAAAAAGACATTATTTGTTTGTGATAATGTACTCCATATATTTGAGGATATCTCCAAGTACTTAGAGATTATTGTAAATATGGCAAAATCTACCACATATATCGTAGGCATTGCGATCATTATGCATGTTGAGAAAATGCCCTTGGTATATTTGCAACCTCAGATGAAATGTGTGAAAGCGTTAAGATTAATATATTTAAAAGCATACATTGGATGTTAGATGTTTATTATTTGTCTATTTGATATTGTTTAAATCATTTGTGTTTATATTGGACTATTTATGACTTTTTCAGTGATtatcatattttatttatttatttgataaattataATAAAGTTTGACTAGGGAAAAGTGACTTTGGTCCTGGCTAGGTCATTAACAGATGTGAATTTGAAAACTAtgttttattttatcaaagtttGTGGTGATTTCCTAGTAAATTGGAATCTGAAAAGAGATGCATGGAATATGAATATAATAATTGGAGATAAAACATAGGTTGAAGGCTCAGCATTCTTTCCATAAATTTGGAACAGGAAGCCCAACATTTGATTTATCTCACTCACATTTTCAAGAGTGCATATGTCAAGTAAGGCCTCGAGCAAATTATGTAACTGTGTGATCCCATTATGCATCTGCAAGTAgaacagcaaaaaaaaaaaaattgaaattgcaTGTCACAGAGACAATTCCAAGGAAATACATTATTTAGATACTCATGAGAACCTAAGATATAATAAACTGCTTTCAATGTATACTTCGCTAACATAGATTTCAAACTATTTAAAGATTTGAATTAAATCCTATAATAGATTGATGCTTCACtggtgaaaaaaaaaatcctccaaataaattaaataaatgggAAACCTGATTAAGTTATCTTAACTATTAATGGATCAACCACACACTAAGGACACTACGGACAGACATTCTTAAGCTACAAATAACTAAATTAAGTTGATTGACCATGGGTGTGTTTGGTCTTGACCCAATTAGTAtgcagattatatttttgtaGTTC from Zingiber officinale cultivar Zhangliang chromosome 4A, Zo_v1.1, whole genome shotgun sequence includes the following:
- the LOC121971090 gene encoding protein SENSITIVE TO UV 2-like isoform X2, translated to MSLDGIDEWDENFLDEAIRVELEALSSRNLPPEPIFFPPAPPSADIHPSSRPQADAVEPEPSRIRLESETDPFRPPVSCSWRGARVSGRDAGGGTLSFSPPRELSQRYRENPDSEVDCEVVQPSFFRNGRKRNHSGGGGANRDREVERLKRELSNSSKHLKDLEQECAVLKKERSKKDEQLKCAFSEIEAKEAELHSLRSDQVYHQRVNQDKCARQTPHGFGQRKTKCENGILGPSSLDQHVFQHTDRKVEHLQTAGSADHHILIDNCLNASAGVDEQVHCIPQKVAKLKGSKAVGTQTDNYQQFGYTCQEDEIEDHISKTLLSVWDSPNNIMAEKNMISRLLVSCTEEFCVLFRCMNMTSNKDLDCHADGDLSHMNLHQGAQSAISTTSKLSHLDAIIKKMHNGITQLHNLLEALLDICTLENNFVVQRSLRILHTVLRYLLPYNRSIKRKNVSVGQLSSDNVNEELRRPDWNHIMDHLERTYSEIKSSELPLIKANSLDLENLCHDKEKIDSNRFLSSESLVSTLKSMEQIVMRNTEESVRVEALSVMILIIMESNPNGERNKFELITLLDVVSKLLQKEAGLHVQKHALHLFFLLLNSPNTLMLLTSEGKSGPEAEKGSHSVSLKGVMSLLLKGLSECLTSTGTGNLEIKLRKQVIILLAYVASCGRSGFEFLLKPVGPQDANFLQLIVQILAFEMDVEIADYTSVQSLSKERTLLLREALILLNRLSSHPMYSRPTLEALTGNKTSSLTIDVVNRLSHRNKVLSEYDNAKMVQLKAETMDLAQLFRSRVFAFLGGQQMS
- the LOC121971090 gene encoding protein SENSITIVE TO UV 2-like isoform X1 — its product is MSLDGIDEWDENFLDEAIRVELEALSSRNLPPEPIFFPPAPPSADIHPSSRPQADAVEPEPSRIRLESETDPFRPPVSCSWRGARVSGRDAGGGTLSFSPPRELSQRYRENPDSEVDCEVVQPSFFRNGRKRNHSGGGGANRDREVERLKRELSNSSKHLKDLEQECAVLKKERSKKDEQLKCAFSEIEAKEAELHSLRSDQVYHQRVNQDKCARQTPHGFGQRKTKCENGILGPSSLDQHVFQHTDRKVEHLQTAGSADHHILIDNCLNASAGVDEQVHCIPQKVAKLKGSKAVGTQTDNYQQFGYTCQEDEIEDHISKTLLSVWDSPNNIMAEKNMISRLLVSCTEEFCVLFRCMNMTSNKDLDCHADGDLSHMNLHQGAQSAISTTSKLSHLDAIIKKMHNGITQLHNLLEALLDICTLENNFVVQRSLRILHTVLRYLLPYNRSIKRKNVSVGQLSSDNVNEELRRPDWNHIMDHLERTYSEIKSSELPLIKANSLDLENLCHDKEKIDSNRFLSSESLVSTLKSMEQIVMRNTEESVRVEALSVMILIIMESNPNGERNKFELITLLDVVSKLLQKEAGLHVQKHALHLFFLLLNTGPNTLMLLTSEGKSGPEAEKGSHSVSLKGVMSLLLKGLSECLTSTGTGNLEIKLRKQVIILLAYVASCGRSGFEFLLKPVGPQDANFLQLIVQILAFEMDVEIADYTSVQSLSKERTLLLREALILLNRLSSHPMYSRPTLEALTGNKTSSLTIDVVNRLSHRNKVLSEYDNAKMVQLKAETMDLAQLFRSRVFAFLGGQQMS